One window from the genome of Pseudomonas sp. L5B5 encodes:
- a CDS encoding ATP-binding protein, whose product MIRSLRLRLMLAATILAVLFMLALLPAMQGAFSLALQDSIEQRLASDVTTLISAARIEDNRLQMPAQLPDERFNLADSRLLGYIYDREGHLVWRSRATQEENINYRPRYDGRGNEFARIREANGQEFFVYDVEIKLLGGKSAAFSIVALQPVREYQQTLEGVRENLYLGFGAALLVLLALLWLGLTWGLQALRRLSQELDQIESGTRQSLSEEHPRELLRLTGSLNRLLQSEREQRSRYRDSLDDLAHSLKTPLTVLQGVSEDMALRPEDREQAWVLQTQIERMSQQISYQLQRASLRKSGLVRHQVRLRPVLQSLCDTLDKVYRDKQVRVSFDLPERCYLPIEQGALLELLGNLLENAYRLCLGSVRISVRETLDGSELCVEDDGPGVPLDQRARILQRGERLDRQHPGQGIGLAVVKDIIESYGARLALGDSALGGAAFRIHFPDL is encoded by the coding sequence ATGATTCGCTCGCTGCGCCTGCGGCTGATGCTGGCTGCCACTATCCTGGCCGTGCTGTTCATGCTGGCGTTGCTGCCGGCCATGCAGGGGGCGTTCAGCCTGGCCTTGCAGGATTCCATCGAGCAACGCCTGGCCTCCGACGTTACCACCCTGATCTCGGCGGCCCGCATCGAGGACAACCGTCTGCAGATGCCGGCGCAACTGCCTGACGAGCGCTTCAACCTGGCCGACAGCCGCCTGCTGGGCTACATCTACGACCGCGAGGGGCACCTGGTCTGGCGTTCCCGGGCCACCCAGGAAGAAAACATCAACTACCGGCCGCGCTATGACGGGCGTGGCAACGAATTTGCCAGGATCCGCGAGGCCAACGGCCAGGAATTCTTCGTCTACGACGTCGAGATCAAGTTGCTGGGTGGCAAGAGCGCGGCCTTCAGTATCGTCGCGTTGCAGCCGGTGCGTGAGTACCAGCAGACCCTGGAAGGGGTCCGGGAGAACCTCTACCTGGGCTTCGGCGCGGCGCTGCTGGTGCTGCTCGCGCTGCTCTGGCTGGGCCTGACCTGGGGCTTGCAGGCCCTGCGACGCCTGAGCCAGGAGCTGGACCAGATCGAGAGTGGTACCCGCCAGAGCCTGAGCGAGGAGCATCCTCGCGAGCTGCTGCGCCTGACCGGTTCGCTGAACCGCCTGCTGCAGAGCGAGCGCGAGCAGCGCAGTCGCTACCGCGACTCCCTGGATGACCTGGCCCACAGCCTGAAGACCCCGTTGACGGTGCTGCAGGGCGTCAGCGAGGACATGGCGCTGCGTCCCGAGGATCGTGAGCAGGCGTGGGTCCTGCAGACGCAGATCGAACGCATGAGCCAGCAGATCAGTTATCAGTTGCAGCGAGCCAGCCTGCGCAAGAGCGGCCTGGTGCGCCATCAGGTGCGGTTGCGGCCGGTGTTGCAGAGCCTGTGCGACACCCTGGACAAGGTCTATCGCGACAAGCAGGTGCGGGTGTCGTTCGACCTGCCCGAGCGCTGCTACTTGCCGATCGAACAGGGGGCCTTGCTGGAGTTGCTGGGCAACCTGCTGGAAAACGCCTATCGTCTGTGCCTGGGTTCGGTACGGATCAGTGTGCGCGAGACCCTCGATGGCTCCGAGTTGTGCGTGGAGGACGACGGGCCGGGGGTGCCGCTGGACCAGCGTGCACGGATCCTTCAGCGGGGTGAGCGCCTGGATCGCCAGCACCCGGGGCAGGGCATCGGCCTGGCGGTGGTCAAGGACATCATCGAGAGCTACGGCGCACGCCTGGCCCTGGGGGATTCCGCCCTGGGGGGCGCAGCCTTCCGGATTCACTTTCCGGACCTCTAG
- a CDS encoding AraC family transcriptional regulator: MRERTIASHFARAALGGARRRGYDSMPLLQQLGISPELLNEPKARIAPEQFTQLLQRLWLELDDEYLGFGHGPSKRGTFAMMCHALIHCRTLEKALNRGLMFYSLFPHAPRLSLTREGDMSRLSLDDAGLWDPEHFLSECLLVIWHRLGSWLIGQRIRLEQAAFSYPRPEHGAEYDLLFPCPLQFDQTHSSLLFHSRYLGMPLLQDERTLKHFLERSPADLLSRPDEGDSLGSQLRRLLSRDREHWPDLENVAQHMHVSPQTLRRHLREEGLSFQELKDELRRDIAIYHLGRADLSLQQIAEQLGFSEPSAFHRAFKKWTGLTPGAYRARSQ; the protein is encoded by the coding sequence ATGCGCGAACGCACCATCGCCAGCCACTTCGCCCGCGCCGCCCTCGGCGGGGCACGCCGGCGCGGCTATGACTCCATGCCGCTGCTGCAGCAATTGGGGATCAGCCCCGAACTGCTGAACGAGCCCAAGGCCCGCATCGCTCCCGAGCAGTTCACCCAATTGCTGCAACGGCTATGGCTGGAACTGGATGACGAGTACCTGGGATTCGGCCACGGCCCGAGCAAACGCGGGACCTTCGCGATGATGTGCCATGCCCTGATCCACTGCCGCACCCTGGAGAAGGCACTCAATCGCGGGCTGATGTTCTATAGCCTGTTCCCGCACGCCCCACGCTTGAGCCTGACGCGTGAAGGGGACATGTCCCGACTGAGCCTGGACGACGCCGGACTCTGGGACCCCGAGCACTTTCTCAGCGAATGCCTGCTGGTGATCTGGCATCGGCTGGGCAGTTGGCTGATCGGGCAGCGGATTCGCCTGGAACAGGCGGCCTTCAGCTACCCGCGCCCCGAACATGGAGCAGAATACGACCTGCTGTTTCCCTGCCCGCTGCAGTTCGACCAGACCCACAGCAGCCTGCTGTTCCACAGCCGCTACCTGGGCATGCCGTTATTGCAGGATGAGCGGACCCTCAAGCATTTTCTCGAACGCTCCCCCGCCGACCTGCTGTCACGCCCCGATGAAGGCGACAGCCTCGGCAGCCAGTTGCGGCGCCTGCTCAGCCGCGACCGCGAACACTGGCCCGACCTCGAAAACGTCGCCCAGCACATGCACGTCAGCCCCCAGACCCTGCGCCGGCACCTGCGCGAAGAGGGCCTGAGCTTCCAGGAACTCAAGGATGAGCTGCGGCGCGATATCGCCATCTACCACCTGGGGCGTGCCGATCTGTCGTTGCAACAGATCGCCGAGCAACTGGGTTTTTCCGAACCTTCGGCCTTTCACCGGGCGTTCAAGAAGTGGACGGGCCTGACCCCGGGCGCCTATCGCGCCAGGAGTCAGTGA
- a CDS encoding dicarboxylate/amino acid:cation symporter, with protein MTTRQPLYKSLYFQVIVAIAIGILLGHFYPQTGVALKPLGDGFIKLIKMVIAPIIFCTVVSGIAGMQNMKSVGKTGGYALLYFEIVSTIALLIGLVVVNVVQPGAGMHIDASTLDASKVAAYVTAGNDQSIVGFILNIIPSTIVGAFANGDILQVLMFSVIFGFALHRLGAYGKPVLDFIDRFAHVMFNIINMIMKLAPLGALGAMAFTIGAYGVGSLVQLGQLMLCFYITCVLFVLVVLGAICRAHGFSVVKLIRYIREELLIVLGTSSSESALPRMLIKMERLGAKKSVVGLVIPTGYSFNLDGTSIYLTMAAVFIAQATDTHMDITHQITLLLVLLLSSKGAAGVTGSGFIVLAATLSAVGHLPVAGLALILGIDRFMSEARALTNLVGNAVATVVVAKWVKELDEDKLQAELASGGRAITDTREVDDLGVAEGPAPSIK; from the coding sequence ATGACGACTCGTCAGCCGCTGTACAAATCCCTGTATTTCCAGGTGATCGTTGCCATCGCCATCGGCATCCTGCTCGGTCACTTCTACCCGCAGACCGGCGTGGCCCTCAAGCCCTTGGGCGACGGCTTCATCAAACTGATCAAGATGGTCATCGCCCCGATCATCTTCTGCACCGTGGTGAGCGGTATTGCCGGCATGCAGAACATGAAGTCGGTGGGCAAGACCGGCGGCTACGCGCTGCTGTACTTCGAGATCGTCTCCACCATCGCCCTGCTGATCGGCCTGGTCGTGGTCAACGTCGTGCAGCCGGGTGCCGGCATGCACATCGATGCATCGACCCTGGACGCCTCGAAAGTCGCGGCCTACGTGACGGCCGGTAATGACCAGAGCATCGTCGGCTTCATCCTCAACATCATCCCATCCACCATCGTCGGCGCCTTTGCCAACGGTGACATCCTGCAAGTGCTGATGTTCTCGGTGATCTTCGGTTTCGCCCTGCACCGCCTGGGTGCCTACGGCAAGCCGGTACTGGATTTCATCGACCGCTTCGCCCACGTGATGTTCAACATCATCAACATGATCATGAAGCTCGCGCCCCTGGGTGCGTTGGGTGCCATGGCGTTCACCATCGGTGCCTACGGCGTGGGTTCGCTGGTGCAACTGGGCCAGTTGATGCTCTGCTTCTACATCACCTGCGTGCTGTTCGTGCTGGTGGTCCTGGGCGCCATCTGCCGTGCTCACGGCTTCAGCGTGGTCAAGTTGATCCGCTACATCCGTGAAGAGCTGCTGATCGTGCTGGGTACCTCCTCGTCGGAATCGGCGCTGCCTCGCATGCTGATCAAGATGGAGCGCCTGGGTGCCAAGAAATCCGTCGTGGGCCTGGTGATTCCTACCGGCTACTCCTTCAACCTGGACGGTACCTCGATCTACCTGACCATGGCTGCGGTGTTCATCGCCCAGGCCACCGACACCCATATGGACATCACCCACCAGATCACCCTGCTGCTGGTGCTGCTGTTGTCCTCCAAGGGGGCTGCCGGCGTGACCGGTAGTGGCTTCATCGTCCTGGCGGCCACCCTGTCGGCCGTGGGTCACCTGCCGGTGGCCGGCCTGGCGCTGATCCTGGGCATCGACCGCTTCATGTCCGAGGCTCGCGCCCTGACCAACCTGGTGGGCAATGCCGTGGCCACCGTCGTGGTTGCCAAGTGGGTCAAGGAACTGGACGAAGACAAGCTGCAGGCCGAACTGGCATCCGGTGGCCGGGCCATTACCGACACCCGTGAAGTCGACGACCTGGGCGTGGCCGAAGGTCCGGCACCGAGCATCAAGTAA
- a CDS encoding CaiB/BaiF CoA transferase family protein, which yields MQGPLASLKVLDFSTLLPGPFASLLLADMGAQVLRIESPTRMDLVRVLPPHDQGVSASHAYLNRNKRSLALDLKQPQALEVVRQLVQDYDIVLEQFRPGVMERLGLGYEALKAINPRLIYVSITGYGQTGPYKDRAGHDINYLALAGLASQTGRREQGPLPLGIQAADIAGGSLHGVIGLLAAVIARQHSGQGQHLDVSMTDCVFSLNAMAGAGYLACGVEPGMEQQVLNGGSFYDYYRTRDGRWLSVGSLEPVFMQRLCQALGRPELAAQGLSPLPEQQQVLKLALQVEFEKHDFAELCRMFEGVDACVEPVLSLAEAVEHPQLQARQLVSQVPREDGSRQAQIACPLKFSAGLPEPRHVGARLGAHTVQVLAELGYEPERIEALRRNGVIA from the coding sequence ATGCAAGGGCCGTTGGCGTCACTCAAGGTACTGGATTTCTCCACGCTGCTGCCGGGGCCGTTCGCCTCGTTGCTGCTGGCGGACATGGGCGCGCAGGTGCTGCGCATCGAGTCGCCGACCCGCATGGACCTGGTGCGGGTCCTGCCACCGCACGACCAGGGCGTATCGGCCAGCCATGCCTACCTCAATCGCAACAAGCGCAGCCTGGCCCTGGACCTGAAGCAGCCGCAGGCCCTGGAAGTGGTGCGCCAACTGGTGCAGGACTACGACATTGTCCTCGAACAGTTTCGCCCGGGAGTGATGGAGCGCCTGGGGCTGGGCTACGAGGCCCTGAAGGCGATCAATCCACGGCTGATCTACGTGTCCATCACCGGTTATGGCCAGACCGGCCCCTACAAGGATCGCGCCGGGCACGACATCAACTACCTGGCCCTGGCCGGGCTGGCCAGCCAGACCGGACGCCGGGAGCAGGGGCCGTTGCCCCTGGGCATCCAGGCGGCGGACATCGCCGGTGGCTCGCTGCACGGAGTGATCGGCCTGCTGGCGGCGGTGATCGCCCGCCAGCACAGCGGGCAGGGCCAGCACCTGGACGTGAGCATGACCGACTGCGTGTTCAGCCTCAACGCCATGGCGGGTGCCGGTTACCTGGCCTGTGGCGTGGAGCCCGGGATGGAACAGCAGGTGCTCAATGGCGGCAGTTTCTACGACTACTACCGTACTCGCGATGGTCGCTGGCTGTCGGTGGGCAGCCTGGAGCCGGTGTTCATGCAGCGGCTGTGCCAGGCGCTTGGCCGGCCTGAACTGGCTGCCCAGGGGCTGTCACCGCTGCCGGAACAGCAGCAGGTGCTCAAGCTGGCCCTGCAGGTCGAGTTCGAGAAGCACGATTTCGCTGAGCTTTGCCGGATGTTCGAAGGGGTCGATGCCTGCGTCGAGCCGGTGCTGAGCCTGGCCGAGGCGGTGGAGCATCCGCAGTTGCAGGCCCGCCAGTTGGTCAGCCAGGTGCCTCGGGAGGATGGTAGCCGGCAGGCGCAGATCGCGTGTCCGTTGAAGTTCTCCGCAGGGCTGCCCGAGCCCCGGCATGTTGGCGCCAGGTTGGGCGCTCACACGGTCCAGGTCCTGGCCGAGCTGGGTTATGAGCCTGAGCGAATCGAAGCGCTGCGGCGCAACGGGGTGATCGCCTAG
- a CDS encoding SprT family zinc-dependent metalloprotease yields MPELLNTRVEDCFLLAESFFKRPFKRPVVSLKLRGQKAGVAHLHENLLRFNPQLYRENAEDFLKQTVAHEVAHLIAHQLFGDRIQPHGEEWQLIMRGVYELPPDRCHTYEVKRRSVTRYIYRCPCAQSDFPFSAQRHKLVAQGRRYLCRRCRQTLVYSGETRIE; encoded by the coding sequence ATGCCCGAGCTACTCAATACCCGCGTCGAAGACTGTTTCCTGCTCGCTGAATCCTTTTTCAAACGCCCCTTCAAACGCCCGGTGGTCAGCCTCAAGTTGCGCGGCCAGAAAGCCGGGGTCGCCCACCTGCACGAGAACCTGCTGCGCTTCAACCCGCAGCTGTACCGGGAAAACGCCGAGGACTTTCTCAAGCAGACCGTGGCTCATGAAGTGGCACACCTGATTGCCCACCAGCTGTTCGGTGACCGCATCCAGCCCCACGGCGAGGAGTGGCAGCTGATCATGCGCGGGGTGTACGAATTGCCGCCCGATCGCTGCCATACCTATGAGGTCAAGCGGCGCAGCGTGACACGCTACATCTATCGCTGCCCTTGCGCCCAGAGCGATTTCCCGTTCTCCGCCCAGCGCCACAAGCTGGTGGCCCAGGGCCGGCGCTACCTGTGCCGACGCTGCCGCCAGACGCTGGTCTACAGCGGCGAAACCCGGATCGAGTGA
- a CDS encoding Yip1 family protein produces the protein MIHHVVGLFTHPDQEWRDIRGDAEESISHMYLTHTLILAAIPAISAFIGTTQVGWVIGSRAPVMLTTESALWMTIMSYLAMLGGVGVMGAFIHWMARTYDANPSLARCVAFATYTATPLFVGGLAALYPHMWLGMIVGTAAICYTVYLLYVGLPTFMNIPSDEGFLFSSSVLAVGLVVLVAIMAFTVIVWGLGVGPIYTN, from the coding sequence ATGATTCATCATGTCGTAGGACTCTTCACCCACCCCGATCAGGAATGGCGAGACATCCGTGGCGATGCCGAAGAAAGCATCAGCCACATGTACCTCACTCACACGCTGATTCTGGCGGCGATCCCTGCGATCTCGGCCTTTATCGGCACCACCCAGGTCGGCTGGGTCATTGGCAGTCGCGCGCCGGTGATGCTCACCACCGAAAGCGCCCTGTGGATGACCATCATGTCGTACCTGGCCATGCTGGGCGGGGTCGGTGTCATGGGCGCCTTCATCCACTGGATGGCCCGGACCTATGACGCCAATCCAAGCCTGGCGCGCTGCGTGGCCTTTGCTACCTACACCGCGACCCCACTGTTCGTCGGCGGCCTGGCCGCGCTCTATCCCCATATGTGGCTGGGCATGATCGTCGGCACCGCGGCCATCTGCTACACGGTGTACCTGCTTTATGTCGGGCTGCCGACCTTCATGAACATCCCGTCGGACGAAGGTTTCCTGTTCTCCAGCTCGGTGCTGGCGGTGGGACTGGTGGTGCTGGTGGCGATCATGGCGTTCACCGTGATTGTCTGGGGCCTGGGCGTCGGCCCCATCTACACCAACTGA
- the ttcA gene encoding tRNA 2-thiocytidine(32) synthetase TtcA — translation MGTLTVNQNKLQKRLRRQAGEAVADFNMIEDGDKVMVCLSGGKDSYTMLDVLLHLQKVAPIKFEIVAVNMDQKQPGFPEHILPAYLKELGIEYHIVEKDTYSVVKELIPEGKTTCSLCSRLRRGTLYTFADEIGATKMALGHHRDDIVETFFLNMFYNGSLKAMPPKLLADDGRNVVIRPLAYCSEKDIQAYSDLKQFPIIPCNLCGSQENLQRQVVKDMLQEWERKSPGRTESIFRGLQNVIPSQLADRNLFDFTSLRIDESATPRFVNVVNL, via the coding sequence ATGGGCACTCTTACGGTCAACCAGAACAAACTGCAGAAACGCCTTCGCCGCCAGGCAGGCGAAGCGGTCGCCGATTTCAACATGATCGAAGATGGCGACAAGGTCATGGTCTGCCTGTCCGGCGGCAAGGACAGCTACACCATGCTCGACGTGCTGTTGCACCTGCAGAAGGTGGCACCGATCAAGTTCGAGATCGTCGCGGTGAACATGGACCAGAAGCAGCCTGGTTTCCCCGAGCACATATTGCCGGCCTACCTCAAGGAACTGGGGATCGAGTACCACATCGTCGAGAAGGACACCTACTCGGTGGTCAAGGAGCTGATCCCGGAAGGCAAGACCACCTGCTCGCTGTGCTCGCGCCTGCGCCGCGGCACCCTGTACACCTTCGCCGACGAAATTGGCGCGACCAAGATGGCCCTGGGGCACCATCGCGATGACATCGTCGAGACCTTCTTCCTCAACATGTTCTACAACGGCTCGCTCAAGGCCATGCCGCCCAAGTTGCTGGCCGACGATGGGCGCAACGTGGTGATCCGCCCGCTGGCCTATTGCAGCGAAAAGGACATCCAGGCCTATTCCGACCTCAAGCAGTTCCCGATCATCCCCTGCAACCTGTGTGGCTCCCAGGAGAACCTCCAGCGCCAGGTGGTCAAGGACATGCTCCAGGAGTGGGAACGCAAGAGTCCGGGACGCACGGAGAGCATTTTCCGTGGCCTGCAGAACGTCATTCCGTCCCAGCTGGCGGACCGCAACCTGTTCGACTTCACCAGCCTGCGCATCGATGAAAGCGCCACGCCGCGCTTCGTCAACGTGGTGAACCTTTAA
- a CDS encoding ArnT family glycosyltransferase, whose translation MKTCNSDRKALALLLGVSALILLLGLGSRELWGPESRWANIVLQMLQSGDYFVPYLKGSPYYDKPLPSYWLIAASAWLAGGLGHWSLRLSSVLAAWLSIWLVYRLGEQLFHKGTGLIAGWMLATTFYFAFWARVATADILTVCGVLAAVWWYWRGPEDTRLSRYSVFFLLLAATSLFKGLIGFVLPGLILLPHLLSQGRWKRHLNLRLCLALLMAGALYTVPFLLSQVYGTPNAGESGLSLVFRENVVRFFEPFDHIGPIYTYLIYLPLYTLPWAPCWILGLWVAVRHWRQLHANERWLMWALGLLFLFFTASGSRRSYYVLPLVPFAQLLGAWWLSRRLEQDRSNGQDRRRGWTLGFASAGAVMLLVLGVAYPWSNGGGGVIQFATQVRTEASWIAPWNQWRMVMVEVDNKLPMYLQNQGAPFFYVAQTQDFPKTGTSADFMAWLDRSSGQHWDPRRTLIFVEQNRQGPQLLDYLGNDHQVIRTQATNGERLAGKAAQGNLAFIPQAATD comes from the coding sequence ATGAAGACCTGCAACAGCGACCGCAAGGCCCTGGCCCTGCTTCTGGGCGTGTCTGCCCTGATCCTGCTCCTGGGCCTGGGCTCGCGCGAGCTATGGGGACCGGAAAGCCGTTGGGCCAACATCGTGCTGCAGATGCTGCAGAGCGGCGACTATTTCGTCCCCTACCTCAAGGGCAGCCCCTATTACGACAAACCCCTGCCCTCCTACTGGTTGATTGCCGCCAGCGCCTGGCTGGCCGGCGGCCTGGGGCACTGGTCGCTGCGCCTGTCCTCGGTGCTTGCCGCGTGGTTGAGCATCTGGCTGGTGTACCGGCTCGGCGAGCAGCTGTTTCACAAGGGCACCGGCCTGATCGCCGGCTGGATGCTGGCCACCACCTTCTACTTCGCCTTCTGGGCTCGGGTGGCCACCGCCGACATCCTGACCGTGTGCGGGGTACTGGCCGCGGTGTGGTGGTACTGGCGGGGGCCGGAGGACACCCGACTAAGCCGCTACAGCGTGTTCTTCCTGTTGCTGGCCGCCACGTCGCTGTTCAAGGGCCTGATCGGTTTTGTCCTGCCGGGATTGATCCTGCTGCCCCACCTGCTGAGCCAGGGGCGCTGGAAACGACACCTCAACCTGCGCCTGTGCCTGGCCCTGCTGATGGCCGGAGCCTTGTACACGGTGCCGTTCCTGCTCTCACAGGTGTATGGCACGCCAAACGCCGGCGAAAGTGGCCTGAGCCTGGTGTTTCGCGAGAACGTGGTGCGCTTCTTCGAACCGTTCGACCATATCGGCCCGATCTATACCTACCTGATCTACTTGCCGCTCTACACCTTGCCCTGGGCTCCCTGCTGGATCCTCGGCCTGTGGGTTGCGGTCCGTCACTGGCGCCAACTGCACGCCAACGAGCGCTGGCTGATGTGGGCCCTGGGCCTGCTGTTCCTGTTCTTCACCGCCAGCGGTAGCCGGCGCAGCTATTACGTCCTGCCACTGGTGCCCTTCGCCCAACTGCTGGGTGCCTGGTGGCTGTCGCGGCGCCTGGAACAGGATCGGAGCAACGGCCAGGATCGTCGTCGTGGATGGACCCTGGGGTTTGCCAGCGCGGGCGCCGTGATGCTGTTGGTGCTGGGGGTGGCCTATCCCTGGAGCAACGGTGGCGGCGGGGTCATCCAGTTCGCCACGCAAGTCAGGACCGAGGCCAGCTGGATCGCCCCCTGGAACCAGTGGCGGATGGTGATGGTGGAGGTCGACAACAAGCTGCCGATGTACCTGCAGAACCAGGGAGCGCCGTTCTTTTATGTGGCGCAGACCCAGGACTTCCCGAAGACCGGTACCAGTGCCGATTTCATGGCCTGGCTGGACCGCAGCAGTGGCCAGCACTGGGACCCTCGGCGCACCTTGATCTTCGTGGAGCAGAACCGCCAGGGGCCGCAGTTGCTCGACTACCTGGGCAACGATCACCAGGTGATCCGGACCCAGGCAACCAACGGCGAGCGGCTGGCCGGGAAGGCCGCGCAAGGCAACCTGGCGTTCATTCCCCAGGCCGCCACGGACTGA
- the arnT gene encoding lipid IV(A) 4-amino-4-deoxy-L-arabinosyltransferase codes for MPLGHAVGARTTGILHRWALLCLLLAFGLFYLLPLTSHGLWIPDETRYAQISQEMLLTGDWVAPHFMGIRYFEKPIAGYWMIAIGQALFGDNLFGARIASAVSTGLSVILAYLITRRMWNDPRKSLAAALLYMSFGLVAGQAGYSNLDPQFTLWVNLSLVALWFALHAQAMRPRLLAWATLGLACGMGFMTKGFLAWLLPVLIALPYALWQRRLGELLRYGLVAVGVAILVSLPWVLSIHAQEPDFWRFFFWHEHIRRFAAENAQHTRPWWFYLPILVVSSLPWAALLPGALLQAWKDKRQAANGFLLLWLLLPLAFFSLSRGKLPTYIMPCLLPLAVLMGHALIERVSAGQGLGVRLNSLLNLLIGVGALIALVVMQITRPLYGHDEMLSLSLVFIMLMGWIIANLLPASRPLQYWAAPALGIGLLVALLPAGMPGMIVHREMPDQFIKEHLEELQQTKTLLSNDLGAASALAWRLQRPQVALYNTESELKYGLAYADSIDRKVSMENVAQWMSDARKQGSVGVVMRVKDVVENQEVALLPPGGKRYVKGNLLILILPATQP; via the coding sequence ATGCCGCTGGGCCATGCCGTGGGCGCAAGGACAACCGGCATCCTCCACCGCTGGGCCTTGCTCTGTTTACTGCTGGCCTTCGGCCTGTTCTACCTGCTGCCCCTCACCAGCCACGGCCTGTGGATTCCGGACGAAACCCGCTACGCGCAGATCAGCCAGGAGATGCTGCTCACGGGCGACTGGGTCGCCCCGCATTTCATGGGCATCCGCTACTTTGAGAAACCCATTGCCGGCTACTGGATGATTGCCATCGGCCAGGCCCTGTTCGGTGACAACCTGTTCGGCGCACGCATCGCCTCGGCCGTGAGCACCGGGTTGAGCGTGATCCTGGCCTACCTGATCACCCGGCGGATGTGGAACGATCCGCGCAAGAGCCTTGCCGCAGCCCTGCTGTACATGAGCTTCGGCCTGGTGGCCGGCCAAGCCGGGTATTCCAACCTCGATCCGCAATTCACCTTGTGGGTCAACCTGAGCCTGGTGGCATTGTGGTTCGCCCTGCACGCCCAGGCCATGCGCCCCCGCCTTCTGGCCTGGGCCACCCTGGGGCTCGCCTGCGGGATGGGGTTCATGACCAAGGGTTTCCTGGCCTGGCTGCTGCCGGTGTTGATCGCCCTGCCCTATGCGCTGTGGCAACGGCGTCTCGGCGAACTGTTGCGCTATGGCCTGGTGGCGGTAGGGGTGGCAATCCTCGTCAGCCTGCCCTGGGTACTGAGCATCCACGCCCAAGAACCGGATTTCTGGCGGTTCTTCTTCTGGCATGAGCACATCCGTCGCTTTGCCGCGGAAAACGCCCAGCACACCCGCCCGTGGTGGTTCTACCTGCCCATACTGGTAGTCTCGAGCCTGCCCTGGGCGGCCCTGCTGCCTGGCGCCCTGCTCCAGGCCTGGAAAGACAAGCGCCAGGCCGCCAACGGGTTCCTGCTGTTATGGCTGCTGCTGCCCCTGGCGTTCTTCAGCCTCAGCCGGGGCAAGCTGCCCACCTACATCATGCCGTGCCTGCTGCCTCTGGCCGTGCTCATGGGCCATGCCCTGATCGAGCGGGTCAGCGCGGGACAAGGCCTAGGAGTGCGCCTCAACAGCCTGCTCAACCTGCTGATCGGCGTCGGCGCCCTGATAGCACTGGTGGTGATGCAGATCACCCGGCCACTCTATGGGCACGATGAAATGCTCAGCCTGTCCCTGGTCTTCATCATGCTCATGGGCTGGATCATCGCCAACCTGCTGCCGGCCTCAAGGCCCCTGCAGTACTGGGCGGCACCGGCCCTGGGCATCGGACTGCTAGTGGCGCTGCTGCCCGCGGGCATGCCGGGAATGATCGTCCACAGGGAAATGCCCGACCAATTCATCAAGGAACATCTTGAAGAACTCCAGCAGACCAAGACCCTGCTGAGCAATGATCTGGGGGCGGCATCGGCCCTCGCCTGGCGCCTGCAACGCCCGCAAGTGGCGCTGTACAACACCGAAAGCGAATTGAAATACGGCCTGGCATATGCCGACTCGATCGACCGCAAGGTCAGCATGGAAAATGTCGCCCAGTGGATGAGCGACGCACGCAAGCAGGGTTCGGTCGGCGTGGTCATGCGGGTCAAGGATGTGGTGGAAAACCAGGAAGTCGCCCTGCTGCCGCCCGGTGGCAAACGCTATGTGAAGGGCAACCTGCTGATCCTGATCCTGCCTGCGACCCAACCCTGA
- a CDS encoding histidine phosphatase family protein, with product MSNTVKLGMGAKHSRPQRLRKIIAWTSATTLAALVSGFVLWPATPLDLGVGNQMESAGVYRHWQNGDVIALVRHAERCDRSTAPCLGPADGITLPGSRMARGLGRSFRSLGMATTDVFSSPATRTRQTAQSMFEQPVKTQDWLHACGQGFSEVIKAHKAPKRNLVLVTHSDCISDLESQLGFEHALHSEYNSSLFVTLNSDGTLQILGTINAEDWQRTAGQTPSKL from the coding sequence GTGAGCAATACTGTCAAACTCGGAATGGGCGCCAAGCACTCCCGGCCACAGCGACTGCGCAAGATCATCGCGTGGACCAGTGCAACGACCCTGGCAGCGCTGGTCAGCGGCTTCGTCCTGTGGCCCGCCACCCCTCTGGACCTGGGAGTCGGCAACCAGATGGAAAGTGCCGGCGTCTATCGCCACTGGCAAAACGGAGACGTGATTGCCCTGGTCCGCCACGCCGAGCGCTGCGACCGCTCGACCGCGCCCTGCCTGGGCCCTGCCGATGGCATCACCCTGCCTGGAAGCCGCATGGCCAGGGGGCTGGGCCGGTCTTTCCGCTCGCTCGGCATGGCCACCACCGATGTCTTCAGCAGCCCGGCTACCCGCACCCGCCAGACTGCGCAATCGATGTTCGAGCAACCGGTCAAGACCCAGGATTGGCTGCATGCCTGCGGCCAGGGCTTCAGCGAAGTGATCAAGGCGCACAAGGCGCCGAAACGCAACCTGGTACTGGTCACCCACAGCGACTGCATCAGCGACCTGGAGAGCCAGCTGGGCTTTGAACATGCCCTGCACAGCGAATACAACAGCTCATTGTTCGTGACTCTCAACAGCGACGGCACCCTGCAGATACTGGGCACCATCAACGCCGAAGACTGGCAACGGACGGCTGGACAAACACCCTCCAAGCTATAA